In a genomic window of Zingiber officinale cultivar Zhangliang chromosome 9B, Zo_v1.1, whole genome shotgun sequence:
- the LOC122022281 gene encoding short-chain dehydrogenase TIC 32 A, chloroplastic-like isoform X2 encodes MNLPLNILINNAGVMYCPFKLSEDGVEMQFATNHLGHFLLTNLLLEKLKTTAKKTGIESCIVNLSSVAHVGPYNEGIKFDKLNDKKAYNDMMAYGQSNLANILHSNELARCWKIHSGRCFVPVSSRQSFLISISSRSKHADRCLRGRLAILCFFCFKFECHYLL; translated from the exons ATGAATCTCCCTCTCAACATCTTGAT AAACAACGCTGGTGTGATGTACTGCCCATTCAAGCTCTCAGAGGATGGAGTAGAGATGCAGTTTGCGACGAATCATctcg GTCACTTCCTGCTGACAAATCTTCTACTTGAGAAACTAAAAACCACTGCGAAAAAGACAGGAATTGAGAGCTGCATCGTGAATCTATCCTCAGTCGCTCACGTTGGGCCTTACAATGAAGGAATCAAGTTTGACAAACTCAATGACAAGAAAGC ATATAACGATATGATGGCCTATGGGCAATCCAATTTGGCTAATATCTTGCACTCCAACGAGCTCGCACGATGCTGGAAG ATAcacagtggtaggtgttttgtcccagtctcaagccgacaatcctttttgattagtatatctagtagaagtaagcatgcagatcgTTGTCTTCGAGGCCGGCTAGCAATTTTGtgctttttttgttttaaattcgaatgtcactatctactttga
- the LOC122022281 gene encoding short-chain dehydrogenase TIC 32 A, chloroplastic-like isoform X3, protein MNLPLNILINNAGVMYCPFKLSEDGVEMQFATNHLGHFLLTNLLLEKLKTTAKKTGIESCIVNLSSVAHVGPYNEGIKFDKLNDKKAYNDMMAYGQSNLANILHSNELARCWKICSS, encoded by the exons ATGAATCTCCCTCTCAACATCTTGAT AAACAACGCTGGTGTGATGTACTGCCCATTCAAGCTCTCAGAGGATGGAGTAGAGATGCAGTTTGCGACGAATCATctcg GTCACTTCCTGCTGACAAATCTTCTACTTGAGAAACTAAAAACCACTGCGAAAAAGACAGGAATTGAGAGCTGCATCGTGAATCTATCCTCAGTCGCTCACGTTGGGCCTTACAATGAAGGAATCAAGTTTGACAAACTCAATGACAAGAAAGC ATATAACGATATGATGGCCTATGGGCAATCCAATTTGGCTAATATCTTGCACTCCAACGAGCTCGCACGATGCTGGAAG ATTTGTTCATCATGA
- the LOC122022281 gene encoding short-chain dehydrogenase TIC 32 A, chloroplastic-like isoform X1: MNLPLNILINNAGVMYCPFKLSEDGVEMQFATNHLGHFLLTNLLLEKLKTTAKKTGIESCIVNLSSVAHVGPYNEGIKFDKLNDKKAYNDMMAYGQSNLANILHSNELARCWKEEGKLWEKYHNSIHTFSLFFSPLYYLLDMFFEDLIIWMEDRTKTIFVHLCATFSLIPLEYKFNVYICDLNFRLNETFFSFHIHQSASILTPRVECYSWFSWYILL; this comes from the exons ATGAATCTCCCTCTCAACATCTTGAT AAACAACGCTGGTGTGATGTACTGCCCATTCAAGCTCTCAGAGGATGGAGTAGAGATGCAGTTTGCGACGAATCATctcg GTCACTTCCTGCTGACAAATCTTCTACTTGAGAAACTAAAAACCACTGCGAAAAAGACAGGAATTGAGAGCTGCATCGTGAATCTATCCTCAGTCGCTCACGTTGGGCCTTACAATGAAGGAATCAAGTTTGACAAACTCAATGACAAGAAAGC ATATAACGATATGATGGCCTATGGGCAATCCAATTTGGCTAATATCTTGCACTCCAACGAGCTCGCACGATGCTGGAAG GAAGAAGGGAAGCTATGGGAGAAATATCATAATTCTATCcatactttttccttatttttttcacctctttactatcttttagatatgtTCTTTGAGGATCTGATTATTTGGATGGAAGATAGAACGAAAACGATCTTTGTTCATTTATGTGCCACTTTTAGTCTGATACCCTTAGAATACAAGTTCAATGTCTATATCTGTGATCTTAATTTTAGACTCAATGAGACTTTCTTTTCCTTTCATATACATCAATCGGCTTCTATACTCACACCTAGGGTAGAGTGTTATTCTTGGTTTAGTTGGTACATTCTCCTTTGA